One window from the genome of Zerene cesonia ecotype Mississippi chromosome 1, Zerene_cesonia_1.1, whole genome shotgun sequence encodes:
- the LOC119828885 gene encoding nuclear factor of activated T-cells 5 isoform X2 yields the protein MKMTMSTSATMSARVHRKVIRAPHKRAHPGKYLHAGKMAHPGKMALPGMSGKSAHHPGKFAHLGKFGKLAHYAHTHTIRPPEPCENSNDSGLGPDPVNRLSDAPEEWEQPDTKRRRENESDVKIECEDANDVYAFAPPVAPAPGPLDAAPATLPVPAIRAGCSISSPIITDSNNRFQEPAYRSCGKLGSTGKLASKYVADGKLGGKLGGKLGGKYGGKLAQALARRRALASMTQTGPPGLAAPLSSKSKDGTVELQILCQPESQHRARYQTEGSRGAVKDNSGNGFPIVKLVGYDKPAVLQVFIGTDTGRVAPHMFYQACRVSGKNSTPCKERKEDGTVVIEIDLEPAKNWQVTCDCVGILKERNVDVEHRFGEALGASGAAGAHAARGKKKSTRCRMVFRTEIVDAAGRAETLQVCSTQIICTQPPGVPEVCRKSLVSCPATGGLELYLLGKNFLKETRVVFRGHHEGRTWEEEVVPDKEFLQQTHLVCCVPAFARTDIAESVGVQVFVRSGGKASEPHAFLYTPPALDTGPLHCTRHHAHPAHPAHPAHPTGEEREARPVAWWGVAGAAGAGGLGALMPPPAPPARRPSVILPDPHSPLGLKSEVADESSQHSAEGDERDELPPDNLAGMDLRLKSENTQHQVSFVSGFDSIKLSPSTSSQSEPQSPKAFFTQTLQAIQNQVQTDKMVESVTAAIFNSDNGGQIYVDPPIMPMAPMDPMRQLISTKTQMDPLETDMKVLNSEMMMTDSAMQNTVLQSTTEQRLMVYNQVQQNGEGTYNPFGAMTKMEASQIEQRLAQQSAQMTALVEDAMKATAAILPSDAAKLDELVNSRVEDHLSGSATSPSTASHASDVLLSPNAAVVQRNSAAELLPPMPPSTIPPDVILNPQVSPSLLCENNQRMHNPLVVSSGPTQEDLMMIPDIPTSVKTPPAAVKSMILNAAAEILTSDSTMNALVKSAISTANIFSNENVGGPGGMQTTDAQPPAEPNAETPLEAMSQAVSQAVTQAVSQAVSQAVSQAVSQEMTAPVQGLTDMSDQDLLSYINPSTFDQV from the exons ACTGTCGGACGCGCCGGAGGAATGGGAACAGCCAGATACAAAGCGTCGCCGTGAAAACGAGTCGGACGTTAAAATAGAGTGCGAAGATGCGAATGACGTGTACGCTTTCGCCCCCCCCGTGGCGCCCGCGCCCGGGCCGCTCGACGCTGCGCCCGCCACCCTGCCTGTACCCGC gATACGAGCGGGATGCAGCATATCTAGTCCAATAATAACCGACTCCAACAATAGGTTCCAAGAGCCGGCGTACCGGTCGTGCGGGAAGCTCGGTAGCACTGGCAAGCTGGCTAGCAAGTACGTGGCGGATGGGAAGCTGGGCGGCAAGCTGGGGGGCAAGCTTGGGGGCAAGTACGGGGGCAAGCTGGCGCAGGCGCTCGCAAGGCGGAGAGCGCTGGCCTCCATGACGCAGACCGGCCCGCCCGGCCTCGCCGCGCCGCTGTCCAGCAAGTCCAAGGACGGCACTGTGGAGCTGCAGATACTGTGCCAGCCGGAGTCGCAGCACAGAGCGAG ATATCAGACGGAGGGTAGCAGAGGAGCAGTGAAGGACAATTCAGGGAATGGATTTCCGATAGTGAAGCTAGTCGGCTATGATAAGCCAGCAGTTTTACAG GTGTTCATAGGGACGGACACAGGGCGGGTGGCACCTCACATGTTCTACCAAGCGTGTCGGGTGTCCGGCAAGAACTCGACCCCCTGCAAGGAGCGGAAGGAAGATGGCACCGTCGTCATCGAGATAGACCTGGAGCCGGCCAAGAACTGGCAGGTCACTTGCGACTGCGTGGGGATCTTGAAG GAGCGCAACGTGGACGTGGAGCACCGGTTCGGCGAGGCGCTGGGCGCgagcggcgcggcgggcgcgcacGCGGCGCGCGGCAAGAAGAAGTCCACGCGCTGCCGCATGGTGTTCCGCACCGAGATCGTGGACGCCGCCGGCCGAGCCGAGACGCTGCAAGTCTGCTCCACGCAGATCATATGCA CCCAACCGCCCGGAGTACCAGAGGTCTGCCGAAAGTCTCTCGTCTCTTGTCCAGCCACCGGCGGTCTCGAGCTGTACCTGCTGGGAAAGAACTTCCTTAAGGAGACTCGGGTGGTGTTCCGTGGCCATCATGAGGGCAGGACTTGGGAAGAGGAGGTGGTGCCGGATAAGGAGTTCTTGCAACAG ACGCACCTAGTGTGCTGCGTGCCGGCGTTCGCGCGCACGGACATCGCGGAGTCCGTCGGCGTGCAAGTGTTCGTCCGCTCCGGCGGCAAGGCGTCCGAGCCGCACGCGTTCCTCTACACCCCGCCCGCGCTCGACACCGGCCCGCTGCACTGCACGCGCCACCACGCGCACCCCGCGCACCCCGCACACCCCGCGCACCCCACAG GTGAGGAGCGCGAGGCGCGACCCGTGGCGTGGTGGGGCgtggcgggcgcggcgggcgcggggggGCTCGGCGCGCTCATGCCGCCCCCCGCCCCGCCCGCGCGCCGCCCCTCCGTCATCCTGCCCGACCCGCACTCGCCGCTCGGCCTCAAGAGCGAG GTCGCGGACGAGTCGAGCCAGCACTCCGCGGAGGGCGACGAGCGCGACGAGCTGCCGCCCGACAACCTCGCCGGCATGGACTTGCGCCTCAAGTCCGAGAACACGCAGCACCAG GTCAGCTTCGTCAGCGGCTTCGACTCCATAAAGCTATCCCCCTCCACATCTTCGCAGAGCGAACCGCAATCTCCTAAAGCGTTTTTCACACAGACCCTCCAAGCGATTCAGAACCAGGTGCAAACCGATAAGATGGTGGAATCCGTCACCGCGGCGATCTTCAACTCGGACAATGGCGGCCAGATATACGTAGACCCACCCATCATGCCGATGGCGCCCATGGATCCCATGCGGCAACTCATCTCCACTAAGACTCAAATGGATCCCTTGGAGACCGACATGAAGGTGCTCAATTCAGAAATGATGATGACCGACTCGGCCATGCAAAATACCGTCTTGCAATCGACGACGGAGCAGAGGCTCATGGTGTACAACCAAGTCCAGCAGAATGGAGAAGGAACGTACAATCCATTTGGAGCGATGACAAAAATGGAAGCGTCGCAGATCGAACAGAGACTAGCTCAGCAAAGCGCGCAGATGACGGCACTAGTGGAAGATGCGATGAAAGCGACAGCCGCCATCTTGCCCTCAGACGCTGCCAAACTTGACGAGCTCGTTAACTCGCGAGTGGAGGACCACCTGTCTGGCTCCGCCACGTCTCCGTCCACGGCGTCCCACGCGTCAGATGTCCTCCTCAGTCCAAACGCGGCCGTGGTTCAGCGCAACTCCGCCGCTGAGCTCCTTCCCCCCATGCCACCCTCTACAATCCCACCCGACGTAATCCTCAACCCTCAAGTGTCCCCCAGCCTGCTTTGCGAAAACAACCAAAGGATGCACAACCCTCTAGTTGTCTCCTCCGGTCCGACGCAGGAAGACCTGATGATGATACCAGATATTCCGACGTCTGTCAAAACTCCACCCGCGGCCGTAAAGTCAATGATATTAAATGCAGCCGCAGAAATATTGACCTCTGATTCTACTATGAACGCGCTCGTCAAGTCCGCGATCAGCACGGCCAATATATTCAGTAACGAGAACGTCGGAGGGCCCGGAGGGATGCAGACGACCGACGCGCAGCCTCCCGCAGAGCCCAACGCGGAGACGCCGCTGGAGGCCATGTCGCAGGCCGTCAGCCAGGCCGTCACTCAGGCCGTCAGTCAGGCCGTCAGCCAGGCGGTCAGTCAGGCTGTCAGTCAGGAGATGACGGCGCCCGTGCAGGGACTTACCGACATGAGTGACCAGGATCTACTCTCGTACATCAACCCTTCGACCTTCGACCAAG TGTGA